One part of the Andrena cerasifolii isolate SP2316 chromosome 4, iyAndCera1_principal, whole genome shotgun sequence genome encodes these proteins:
- the LOC143367756 gene encoding uncharacterized protein LOC143367756 isoform X1, whose translation MLSCLLIRYVSIRSACRRMNTLLESVLQRVQPTPNGLPRKPTIIPLSSPEEVKCFEIVDDELYSEVVQYFKYVGGFNLKAAVDFCMKEALIDDVTTSFTWFGRTGQRPLKKYAH comes from the exons ATGTTATCGTGTTTATTAATACGTTACGTCTCCATCCGTTCTGCTTGCAGAAGAATGAATACTCTGTTGGAGAGTGTTCTGCAACGTGTCCAACCCACCCCCAACGGTCTACCACGCAAACCAACCATCATTCCTCTATCGTCACCAGAGGAGGTGAAGTGTTTCGAGATCGTCGATGACGAATTGTATTCCGAAGTT GTTCAATACTTCAAATACGTTGGTGGGTTCAACCTGAAGGCTGCGGTCGATTTTTGTATGAAGGAGGCTCTCATTGACGACGTGACAACATCCTTCACGTGGTTCGGCCGAACAGGACAACGACCTCTGAAG aaataTGCTCATTAA
- the LOC143367756 gene encoding uncharacterized protein LOC143367756 isoform X2 yields the protein MEVELTRMNTLLESVLQRVQPTPNGLPRKPTIIPLSSPEEVKCFEIVDDELYSEVVQYFKYVGGFNLKAAVDFCMKEALIDDVTTSFTWFGRTGQRPLKKYAH from the exons ATGGAGGTGGAGCTGAC AAGAATGAATACTCTGTTGGAGAGTGTTCTGCAACGTGTCCAACCCACCCCCAACGGTCTACCACGCAAACCAACCATCATTCCTCTATCGTCACCAGAGGAGGTGAAGTGTTTCGAGATCGTCGATGACGAATTGTATTCCGAAGTT GTTCAATACTTCAAATACGTTGGTGGGTTCAACCTGAAGGCTGCGGTCGATTTTTGTATGAAGGAGGCTCTCATTGACGACGTGACAACATCCTTCACGTGGTTCGGCCGAACAGGACAACGACCTCTGAAG aaataTGCTCATTAA
- the LOC143367728 gene encoding uncharacterized protein LOC143367728 isoform X2, translating to MSDQSIHDMAYHGKTSDIKRLLSEDESLKTSKDNNGRMLIHWAALGGHDELVRFLLSLDAPVDPTDDTDMTPLILAASAGREKVVNTLLTEGANVNATTQEGHSALQYAASKNWKSICTALLEKDADVNITDKRGATPLHRAASKGNIAVVKLLVGCGKKLNIDSKDTEGNTALHLACEENRVDEAKQLVTNGANVLMKNKEEKTPLDLASPGLVRQLKEIKENTS from the exons ATGTCCGACCAATCGATTCACGATATGGCTTATCACGGTAAAACCTCAGATATTAAGCGTCTTCTGAGTGAAGATGAAAGCTTAAAAACATCCAAAGACAAC AATGGACGAATGTTAATTCATTGGGCAGCACTGGGAGGCCATGATGAGTTGGTTCGATTTTTATTATCTCTCGATGCACCTGTAGACCCTACTGACGAT ACAGACATGACGCCGTTAATTTTGGCAGCGTCAGCCGGCCGGGAAAAAGTTGTTAATACTCTATTGACGGAGGGTGCAAACGTTAATGCTACAACACAAGAAGGTCATTCGGCGTTGCAATATGCGGCATCGAAGAATTGGAAATCTATTTGCACTGCTTTGCTAGAAAAAGATGCAGATGTCAATATAACTGATAAACGCGGCGCGACGCCACTGCATAGAGCCGCGTCGAAAGGCAATATTGCTGTTGTGAAACTTCTCGTGGGGTGTGGGAAGAAGTTGAATATAG acagcAAAGATACTGAAGGCAATACTGCTCTCCATTTGGCGTGCGAAGAAAATCGTGTAGACGAAGCCAAGCAGTTGGTTACGAATGGCGCTAATGTATTAATGAAGAACAAAGAGGAAAAGACTCCTTTGGATCTTGCGAGTCCAGGATTGGTGCGACAACTGAAAGAAATCAAGGAAAATACATCGTAA
- the LOC143367755 gene encoding uncharacterized protein LOC143367755 — protein MSQREKRVVTKPTRYQTTSEEETERTSTAPRPPIDQDIHDLRMVLQEQSSTSSHGVPSVNPNISVFQNTYAVSVPVLEGFADPGTSSSARATVIHSEPLQQNTAPTQPPDNGRVGRQRLGRMRSQAYWEMPAGGPIYGPGIAD, from the exons ATGAGCCAACGAGAGAAACGTGTGGTCACGAAACCCACACGTTATCAAACTACTTCGGAGGAGGAAACGGAAAGGACGTCGACCGCGCCGAGACCACCGATCGATCAGGACATCCATGATTTGAGGATGGTCCTGCAGGAACAAAGTTCAACATCGTCACACGGTGTTCCTAGTGTTAACCCCAATATTTCTGTGTTTCAGAATACTTATGCGGTCAGTGTTCCTGTCCTCGAAGGATTCGCAGATCCAGGGACATCGTCGTCTGCACGCGCCACTGTGATCCACAGTGAGCCGTTGCAGCAGAATACAGCGCCGACCCAACCTCCTGATAATGG ACGCGTGGGAAGGCAGAGGTTAGGCAGAATGAGGTCACAGGCGTATTGGGAAATGCCCGCGGGAGGGCCCATTTATGGACCTGGAATAGCTGACTAG
- the LOC143367729 gene encoding uncharacterized protein LOC143367729, which produces MSNGGINFHSIKLPVRLRCFIADAPARAFVLNHRGHMSFHPCSKCTVSGTLNGRHYAFNGIHHSPRTDEDYIRQLETSQETSQKHQKLGTSPLSLLQIGMVSQVPFEYMHLVCLGVVKKLLSAWVHGEYSPFSKLRRRHISILSTRLKSLNRYCPSDFARRPRAIELCSKYKATEFRQFLLYTGPVILNGVLEETVYKHFLFLHAAIRVLVSESPSSLHLRFAESALEKFVLRNEELYGPTFNSYNVHGLLHLTNDVRCLGNLDSCSAFPYENNMSIFKKYLRKPSLPLQQFSNRMREIQFHGTNIHYNVDFSIHVSRPLSNDPNCSQYHKIEYNNISLGINVRDNCCISVDGSICLIFNISMNSDNSYHLGVKKFLEVDDFYDVGIKSSVLGVYKCARLSPEILNISPNQVRAKCYRIPFYGSTPIGNNGDPIPLGTRSYVVAVITHSEKS; this is translated from the coding sequence ATGTCCAACGgaggcataaattttcattccattAAGTTGCCCGTACGACTGAGATGTTTCATAGCCGATGCCCCAGCTCGAGCATTTGTATTAAATCATCGTGGGCATATGTCTTTCCATCCCTGTTCCAAATGTACGGTTTCTGGTACCCTGAACGGTAGGCATTACGCTTTCAATGGGATACATCATTCTCCTCGAACCGATGAGGATTACATTAGGCAGTTAGAAACATCACAAGAAACATCACAGAAACATCAGAAGCTAGGTACAAGCCCATTGTCATTGCTACAGATAGGAATGGTTTCGCAAGTTCCATTCGAGTACATGCATCTTGTATGTTTGGGCGtagtaaaaaaactgttgtCTGCGTGGGTACATGGAGAATATTCCCCTTTCTCAAAATTGCGCCGCCGACACATTTCTATACTGTCTACGAGACTGAAGAGTCTTAACAGATATTGCCCCTCAGACTTTGCCAGACGTCCCAGAGCTATTGAACTATGCTCTAAATATAAAGCGACCGAATTTCGTCAGTTCCTTCTGTATACAGGGCCAGTTATACTGAATGGTGTACTGGAGGAAACCGTATACAAGCATTTCTTATTCTTACATGCAGCCATACGGGTTTTAGTTTCAGAATCTCCATCCAGCCTACACTTGAGATTCGCAGAGTCAGCTCTGGAGAAATTTGTTCTTCGTAACGAAGAACTTTATGGCCCAACTTTTAATAGTTATAACGTCCATGGTCTTCTTCACCTAACCAACGATGTCAGATGTCTTGGTAATTTAGATTCATGTTCTGCTTTTCCATATGAAAACAACATgtccatttttaaaaagtatctgCGAAAGCCAAGTCTTCCTCTCCAACAATTTTCCAATAGGATGAGGGAGATACAATTTCATGGCACAAACATTCATTATAATGTTGATTTTTCTATTCACGTATCTAGACCACTTAGTAACGACCCCAATTGTTCTCAGTACCACAAGATAGAGTACAATAACATATCTCTGGGCATCAATGTACGCGATAATTGTTGCATCTCAGTCGACGGCTCGAtctgcttaattttcaatattagcaTGAACTCCGATAACTCCTATCATTTAggtgttaaaaaatttctagaGGTCGATGATTTTTATGATGTCGGCATAAAGTCTTCCGTTCTTGGTGTATATAAATGCGCCAGATTGAGCCCTGAAATTCTAAACATCTCCCCCAATCAGGTTCGCGCTAAATGTTATAGAATTCCTTTTTACGGTAGTACGCCCATTGGCAATAACGGCGACCCCATCCCCTTAGGAACCCGTAGTTATGTCGTTGCCGTTATTACACACAGCGAGAAGTCGTag
- the LOC143367728 gene encoding uncharacterized protein LOC143367728 isoform X1, translating into MDSRKQGKTIHSEARNMVSRIIKKCDEEAKNGQLLHLLQQANIRAADYAGVSVRTISRIRKETTESGEKQLSSPGKKRPRRIGKKFHCSEENRTIIRNIIYEFYIENKIVPPAAKLLDAIRERIDFPWTRHTLYRLLKSMGFTYMKSNSVKKILIEKPNIVRLRSKYLKAVQYYRAQKKNIIYIGEMWADGSLCFSKGWQNEDLLEMLQNKSSSHRLVIVHAGGRNGFINGAVLIFKTQTTSGDYHGQMNALNFEKWITEKLLPNIPPSSVIVMENTPYHGVQLNKPPSKYSMRKEMIEWLTENNIPYAETMRKHELSKLVQQHKRSGKIYKVDEIIKVHGHDVLRLPPYMCELNPIELAWVEVKRKIREKNNTFTLSSNDLEIFIQQAIQEVTPVGWENFCVHVEKIEEEYWKKDGLLEDFMENLTLALESSESDDSDDSDDSDDSASSDDL; encoded by the coding sequence ATGGATTCACGCAAACAAGGAAAAACGATTCATAGCGAGGCACGAAATATGGTGagcagaattattaaaaaatgtgacgAAGAAGCTAAGAACGGTCAGCTGCTTCACTTACTACAGCAAGCGAATATCCGCGCGGCCGATTACGCTGGCGTATCAGTGAGGACGATCAGCAGAATTCGGAAAGAAACCACAGAATCTGGAGAAAAGCAGTTATCTTCGCCAGGGAAGAAACGTCCGCGACGCATCGGGAAGAAATTCCATTGTTCCGAGGAGAATAGAACAATTATAAGGAACATCATTTATGAATTctatatagaaaacaaaattgTACCGCCGGCTGCGAAATTGTTAGATGCGATACGAGAGAGAATAGATTTCCCATGGACAAGACACACTCTCTACAGGCTGTTGAAAAGTATGGGATTCACATATATGAAAAGTAACAGTGTTAagaaaattctaatcgaaaaaCCGAATATTGTTCGTTTGAGATCGAAATACTTAAAAGCTGTGCAATATTACAGAGCACAAAAGAAGAACATTATTTACATAGGTGAAATGTGGGCCGATGGTAGCTTGTGTTTCAGCAAAGGCTGGCAGAACGAAGACTTATTAGaaatgttacaaaataaaagttcTTCCCACCGGCTAGTAATTGTTCACGCCGGTGGGAGAAACGGATTCATAAATGGCGCGGTTCTTATATTCAAAACGCAGACAACAAGTGGAGACTACCACGGGCAAATGAATGCTCTTAATTTTGAGAAATGGATAACAGAAAAATTATTGCCAAATATTCCGCCGAGTTCAGTAATAGTAATGGAGAACACCCCTTATCATGGTGTGCAATTAAATAAGCCGCCGTCAAAATATAGTATGAGGAAGGAGATGATAGAATGGTTAACAGAAAATAACATTCCATATGCAGAAACTATGAGGAAGCATGAATTATCGAAACTTGTACAACAGCATAAAAGATCTGGGAAAATATATAAAGTagacgaaataatcaaagtgcaCGGACACGATGTACTGAGACTGCCACCGTACATGTGCGAATTAAATCCAATTGAATTGGCCTGGGTAGAAGTGAAACGAAAGATtcgagagaaaaataatactttcactCTTTCAAGCAAcgatttagaaatatttattcaacAAGCTATACAAGAAGTTACACCAGTTGGGTGGGAAAATTTCTGCGTACACGTCGAGAAAATTGAAGAAGAATATTGGAAAAAGGATGGCTTATTAGAAGATTTCATGGAAAACTTAACGCTGGCATTAGAAAGCAGCGAGTCTGACGATTCAGATGATTCAGACGATTCAGACGATAGCGCCTCCTCAGATGATTTATAG